A genomic region of Chloracidobacterium sp. contains the following coding sequences:
- a CDS encoding type II toxin-antitoxin system HicB family antitoxin, whose translation MNTYNFTAVVEKCRETGLFVGYIPGFPGAHSQGDTLDELNENLREVVGMLLEDGEPMLEADFIGTQLIALSE comes from the coding sequence ATGAATACCTACAACTTTACAGCGGTCGTTGAGAAGTGTCGTGAGACGGGTCTGTTCGTGGGGTATATTCCAGGATTTCCCGGCGCCCATTCACAAGGTGACACGCTCGACGAACTTAACGAGAACTTGCGTGAAGTTGTTGGAATGTTGCTGGAGGACGGCGAGCCGATGCTGGAGGCCGACTTTATTGGAACCCAGTTGATCGCGTTGAGCGAGTAA
- a CDS encoding NAD(P)H-dependent oxidoreductase translates to MPEKVRVLGISGSLRAASYNTGALKAAIELCPDDAEVEICSIDGFSGFNQDEDNPPPKNVLEFKAKIRAADAILFASPEYNYSIPGVLKNAIDWASRPYTDNAWDGKPAAIMGCSIGGIATARMQYHLRQVMVFLDMHPLNKPEVMIGHAADKFDADGRLTDEKTREHIRKMLVALVDWTRRVKG, encoded by the coding sequence ATGCCAGAAAAGGTCAGAGTACTTGGAATTTCAGGCAGCCTGCGGGCCGCGTCGTACAACACGGGTGCGTTGAAGGCGGCGATCGAGCTTTGCCCGGACGATGCTGAGGTCGAGATCTGTTCTATCGACGGTTTTTCGGGTTTTAATCAGGACGAGGATAACCCGCCGCCGAAGAACGTCCTTGAATTCAAGGCGAAGATACGCGCGGCTGACGCGATCCTCTTTGCGTCGCCAGAATACAATTATTCTATCCCGGGCGTGCTTAAGAACGCCATCGATTGGGCATCGCGGCCATACACTGACAATGCGTGGGATGGGAAACCGGCGGCGATAATGGGATGCTCGATCGGGGGTATAGCAACTGCTCGGATGCAGTATCACCTCAGGCAGGTGATGGTCTTTCTGGACATGCATCCGCTCAACAAGCCAGAGGTCATGATCGGACACGCAGCGGACAAATTCGATGCTGACGGTCGCCTGACGGACGAGAAGACACGCGAACACATTCGCAAGATGCTTGTCGCGCTCGTCGACTGGACGCGGCGGGTCAAAGGCTAA
- the atpG gene encoding ATP synthase F1 subunit gamma has product MPSLLDMRRRIKSVKNTQQITKAMKMVAAAKLKRAQDRVTASRPYAGKMSEVLGSLSGKVSGEFSHPLLDERGDNKYLLVLISADKGLAGAFNANVIKATQAFIRENSDKKSSMMAVGRKGRDFFKRREIELTDEYIGLTGTGQVNHADAVEIANKIITKFTEDESIDKVFVVFTEFKTVLSQKPVIQQLLPIPKAEAGDGEQTAGEAEYIYEQPAAEIFGKLLPKQIETQIYRGMLESVASEQGSRMTAMDSASKNAGELIDTLTLNMNRIRQAAITKEIIEVVSGAAAA; this is encoded by the coding sequence ATGCCTAGTTTGTTAGACATGCGCCGACGCATTAAGTCGGTCAAGAACACACAGCAGATCACCAAGGCGATGAAGATGGTCGCTGCGGCAAAGCTCAAACGTGCGCAGGACCGCGTGACGGCGTCGCGTCCCTATGCAGGGAAGATGAGCGAGGTTTTGGGCTCATTGAGCGGCAAGGTCTCGGGCGAATTTTCGCACCCGCTGCTCGATGAGCGTGGCGACAATAAGTACCTGCTCGTGCTCATCAGTGCCGACAAGGGGCTTGCCGGGGCGTTTAACGCCAACGTGATCAAGGCAACGCAGGCGTTCATTCGAGAGAATTCCGATAAAAAGTCGTCAATGATGGCAGTCGGGCGCAAGGGCCGCGACTTTTTCAAACGCCGCGAGATCGAGTTGACCGATGAATACATCGGCCTCACCGGGACTGGCCAGGTCAATCACGCCGACGCCGTCGAGATCGCGAACAAGATCATCACGAAGTTCACCGAAGATGAATCGATCGACAAGGTCTTTGTCGTCTTTACCGAGTTCAAGACCGTCCTTTCGCAAAAGCCGGTCATCCAACAGCTTCTTCCGATTCCCAAGGCTGAAGCCGGCGACGGCGAACAAACCGCTGGGGAGGCCGAGTACATCTACGAGCAGCCCGCCGCCGAGATCTTCGGCAAATTACTGCCCAAACAGATTGAGACGCAGATCTATCGCGGCATGCTTGAATCCGTCGCCAGCGAGCAAGGCTCGCGAATGACGGCGATGGATTCCGCGTCAAAGAACGCCGGCGAGCTGATCGACACGCTCACCCTCAATATGAACCGCATCCGCCAGGCCGCGATCACAAAAGAAATCATCGAGGTCGTCAGCGGCGCCGCGGCAGCATAA
- a CDS encoding type II toxin-antitoxin system RelE/ParE family toxin: MKVLFSEIAREELEDAANYLELEFKGLGDAFKGEVRQAAERVRKHPLAWSIERGDVRRYLLHRSPYKLLYSIEPDHIFVIAAAHQHRHPDYWIDRKTW, encoded by the coding sequence ATGAAGGTCCTATTTTCTGAGATCGCCCGTGAAGAGCTCGAAGATGCAGCCAACTATCTCGAGCTGGAATTTAAGGGGCTCGGAGATGCCTTCAAGGGCGAAGTGAGACAAGCCGCCGAGCGGGTTCGTAAACACCCTCTCGCATGGTCCATTGAACGCGGTGACGTACGACGATACCTACTGCATCGCTCCCCATACAAGCTCCTATATTCAATCGAACCGGATCACATTTTCGTGATCGCGGCAGCCCACCAGCATCGACATCCCGATTACTGGATCGATCGGAAGACGTGGTGA
- a CDS encoding Trm112 family protein, protein MAISPELLNILRCPRCKSELQVDEAETRLKCLNVECSLVYPIRDEIPVMLVEEATRKMEK, encoded by the coding sequence ATGGCCATCAGCCCTGAATTGCTAAATATCCTGCGGTGCCCGCGGTGCAAGTCCGAACTACAGGTCGACGAGGCCGAAACGCGTCTCAAATGCCTGAACGTCGAATGCTCGTTGGTCTATCCGATCCGCGATGAGATCCCGGTGATGCTTGTTGAGGAAGCTACACGGAAAATGGAAAAGTGA
- the xth gene encoding exodeoxyribonuclease III, whose protein sequence is MKIATWNVNSINVRMPQLVDWLAAAQPDVVCMQETKTIDDGFPVLELKAAGYDAVFTGEKAYNGVAILSKLPISDVQLNFPDDAPDAPKRLLSATVGGVRIVNTYVPNGSELGSDKFKFKLDWLMRLRAFIDATCDAASDVIWCGDFNVAPEAVDVWDASRYEGHLHFSKPERAAIHYIKQFGLTDLYREKNGQAKEFSWWDYRAGAWQKNQGLRIDHIWASPSLTARCTSCIIDRSPRELTLPSDHAPVIAEFKK, encoded by the coding sequence ATGAAGATCGCCACGTGGAACGTCAATTCGATCAACGTCCGAATGCCGCAGCTTGTCGATTGGCTGGCTGCGGCACAGCCTGACGTCGTGTGCATGCAGGAAACAAAAACGATCGACGATGGCTTTCCGGTGTTGGAGCTAAAAGCGGCGGGCTACGACGCCGTATTTACCGGCGAGAAGGCCTACAACGGCGTCGCCATTCTGTCAAAACTGCCGATCAGCGACGTTCAGCTGAACTTCCCCGACGACGCGCCGGACGCGCCAAAGCGTCTGCTCTCGGCGACCGTAGGCGGCGTGCGGATCGTTAACACTTACGTGCCAAATGGCAGCGAGCTTGGCTCGGACAAGTTCAAATTCAAGCTCGATTGGCTGATGCGGCTGCGTGCATTCATCGACGCGACCTGTGACGCAGCCTCGGATGTGATCTGGTGCGGTGATTTTAATGTCGCCCCCGAAGCCGTCGATGTCTGGGACGCCTCGCGATACGAGGGCCACCTTCACTTCTCAAAGCCCGAACGTGCCGCGATCCATTACATCAAACAATTCGGGCTCACCGACCTCTATCGCGAAAAGAACGGCCAAGCGAAAGAATTCTCCTGGTGGGACTATCGAGCCGGAGCATGGCAGAAGAACCAGGGCCTTCGCATCGACCACATCTGGGCCTCGCCGTCACTAACCGCTCGCTGCACTTCGTGCATCATCGACCGATCGCCCCGCGAACTGACTCTGCCGAGCGATCATGCACCGGTGATCGCGGAATTCAAGAAATAA
- a CDS encoding VanZ family protein, which translates to MQFSGSNDRHVWLTAYVPVFLWLGVIFYLSSPEGAFSNTSRIIGPLLDFFFPEMPEATRMVVHGYVRKTAHFTEYAVLAFLAARACVMSTSEFLRKFRYLLPVLLVIVIAVADETNQSFLASRTASVFDVFIDVTGGTVMTILLWLTGRPRSEPPA; encoded by the coding sequence GTGCAGTTTTCAGGTTCAAATGACCGGCACGTGTGGTTGACGGCCTATGTGCCGGTCTTTTTATGGCTGGGCGTCATCTTCTATCTCTCGAGCCCAGAGGGTGCGTTCTCGAATACGTCGCGCATCATCGGGCCGTTGCTCGATTTCTTTTTTCCCGAAATGCCTGAGGCGACCCGAATGGTCGTCCACGGCTATGTCCGCAAAACGGCACATTTCACCGAGTACGCCGTTCTCGCCTTTCTCGCCGCTCGTGCCTGCGTGATGTCGACGTCGGAGTTTTTGCGGAAATTTCGGTATCTGCTCCCGGTTTTGTTGGTTATCGTTATTGCCGTGGCCGACGAAACAAACCAAAGTTTTCTGGCGTCACGGACGGCATCGGTGTTTGACGTATTTATCGATGTTACGGGCGGCACGGTGATGACGATACTCCTGTGGCTGACGGGACGGCCGAGGTCAGAACCGCCTGCGTAA
- a CDS encoding F0F1 ATP synthase subunit alpha, with the protein MEAIKANEINEIIRAQIENFDASMTVAEVGTVIKIGDGIAEIYGLEKVMAGELLEFDHGVRGLALNLEEDKVGCVLFGDFQKIKEGDEAKRTRRIMSVPVGDAMIGRVVDALGNPIDGGGEIVTDTYFPVERIAPGIIERQPVKEPLQTGLKAIDSMVPVGRGQRELIIGDRQTGKTAVAIDTIINQKGKDVICVYVAIGQKASTVAQVRQKLEEYGAMDYTIIVNASASDPAAMQFLAPYSGCAMGEYFRDNGRHALTIYDDLSKQAAAYREISLLLRRPPGREAYPGDVFYLHSRLLERAAKMSDAKGGGSLTSLPIIETQAGDISAYIPTNVISITDGQIFLESDLFNSGVRPAINVGNSVSRVGGSAQIKAMKQVAGTLRIDLAQFRELAAFAQFGSDLDKSTQDQLERGKRLTEILKQPQYSPMEVEDQVLIIWAVTNGLADDVAVDDLKRFEDELNTFIKESHPAVLSTLRDKKSIDDDLKASMKEAVEDFKATRWETANAAAA; encoded by the coding sequence ATGGAAGCAATAAAAGCAAACGAGATCAACGAGATAATTCGTGCACAGATCGAGAATTTTGACGCCTCGATGACCGTTGCCGAGGTCGGCACGGTCATCAAAATAGGCGACGGCATCGCCGAGATCTACGGCCTTGAAAAGGTCATGGCGGGCGAGCTGCTCGAATTTGACCACGGCGTTCGCGGCTTGGCACTCAACCTTGAGGAAGACAAGGTCGGCTGCGTGCTCTTTGGCGATTTTCAGAAGATCAAAGAGGGCGACGAGGCCAAGCGGACACGCCGTATCATGAGTGTGCCTGTCGGCGACGCGATGATCGGCCGAGTGGTAGATGCTCTCGGCAACCCGATCGACGGCGGCGGCGAGATCGTTACGGACACATACTTTCCGGTCGAGCGTATCGCTCCCGGGATCATCGAACGCCAGCCGGTTAAAGAGCCGCTGCAGACGGGCCTCAAGGCCATCGACTCGATGGTCCCGGTCGGCCGAGGCCAGCGTGAGCTGATCATCGGCGACCGCCAGACCGGCAAGACCGCCGTCGCGATCGACACTATCATCAACCAGAAGGGCAAAGACGTGATCTGCGTCTATGTCGCCATCGGGCAAAAGGCCTCGACCGTCGCTCAGGTCCGACAAAAGCTCGAAGAGTACGGTGCGATGGATTATACGATCATCGTCAACGCTTCGGCCTCGGATCCGGCCGCAATGCAGTTCTTGGCCCCGTATTCGGGGTGCGCCATGGGCGAATACTTCCGCGACAACGGCCGCCACGCTCTGACGATCTATGACGATCTCTCGAAGCAGGCCGCAGCTTATCGCGAGATCTCGCTGCTGCTCCGCCGTCCTCCGGGCCGCGAGGCGTATCCGGGCGATGTGTTCTATTTGCACTCACGCCTGCTTGAGCGTGCGGCAAAGATGTCGGATGCCAAGGGCGGCGGTTCGCTAACTTCGCTTCCTATCATCGAGACGCAGGCGGGCGACATCTCAGCATACATTCCGACGAACGTCATCTCGATCACCGACGGCCAGATCTTCCTTGAGTCTGACCTCTTCAACTCCGGCGTTCGTCCCGCTATCAACGTGGGTAACTCGGTTTCTCGCGTCGGAGGTTCGGCTCAGATCAAGGCCATGAAACAGGTCGCGGGAACGCTCCGTATCGACCTCGCGCAGTTTCGCGAACTGGCAGCATTCGCACAGTTCGGCTCGGACCTCGACAAATCGACGCAAGACCAGCTCGAGCGGGGCAAGCGGCTGACCGAGATACTCAAACAGCCACAATATTCGCCGATGGAGGTCGAGGACCAGGTCCTCATCATCTGGGCCGTGACCAATGGCCTTGCCGACGATGTCGCCGTCGACGATCTCAAGCGATTTGAGGACGAACTGAATACGTTCATCAAAGAATCACATCCTGCCGTGCTCAGCACGCTCCGGGATAAGAAGAGTATCGACGACGACCTCAAGGCCTCAATGAAGGAAGCCGTCGAGGATTTTAAGGCAACGCGTTGGGAGACGGCTAACGCCGCGGCGGCGTAA
- the atpH gene encoding ATP synthase F1 subunit delta — translation MSVEAIARRYSTALADVVLSSGSSEAVKAELAAFGEMIDGNDELASVFANPSISHVNKEKVLGQLIARTKPSTTTANFLRVLLQNSRLTELGGINERFAAVLEERGGVVSAEITSVRELPDSERAEFEQALAKLTGKQVTINYSVDADLIGGTVTRIGSTVYDSSVRTKLDTLRTELIGTK, via the coding sequence ATGAGTGTTGAAGCTATCGCCCGACGATATTCGACCGCACTCGCCGACGTTGTTCTATCGTCGGGCAGTTCTGAGGCGGTAAAGGCCGAGCTTGCTGCCTTCGGCGAGATGATCGACGGCAATGACGAATTAGCGAGCGTTTTTGCCAATCCGTCGATCTCGCACGTCAATAAAGAGAAAGTGCTCGGGCAACTCATCGCTCGGACAAAACCGTCCACAACGACAGCGAATTTTCTGCGCGTGCTGCTTCAAAACAGCCGTTTGACTGAGCTTGGCGGCATTAACGAGAGATTTGCAGCCGTGCTTGAAGAACGCGGCGGCGTCGTCTCGGCCGAGATCACATCGGTCCGTGAGCTACCGGACAGCGAGAGAGCGGAGTTTGAGCAGGCCTTGGCGAAATTGACCGGCAAGCAGGTCACGATAAATTACAGCGTCGATGCCGACCTTATCGGAGGCACAGTCACACGTATCGGCTCGACGGTTTACGATTCGTCCGTGCGGACAAAGCTCGATACGCTCAGAACCGAGCTGATCGGGACAAAGTAG
- the xth gene encoding exodeoxyribonuclease III: MVKIATWNINGISSRLEHVLKWSQVARPDVLCLQETKIVDVRFPAARFHLAGYEHVEVFGERSYNGVAILSRLPLTSVQKGFPRDAADAPRRLIAATAGGLRIYNVYVPHGTKLGSEKFAFKLAWLARLRKHFDKHYSTSDLVMLCGDLNVAPHESDVWDPRFWQHRMHFTKQEREAIQNLKKWGFVDVFRQMNDEPGEYTWWDNFRESSFIKNRGLRIDHIWASPALAERCADCWIDRTPRGWPKPSDHAPVIAEFSL; encoded by the coding sequence GTGGTGAAGATCGCCACCTGGAACATCAACGGCATATCGTCGCGGCTCGAGCATGTCTTGAAGTGGTCGCAGGTAGCGAGGCCCGACGTGCTTTGCCTGCAGGAGACGAAGATCGTTGATGTGCGGTTTCCGGCGGCGAGGTTTCACCTTGCAGGGTATGAGCATGTCGAGGTGTTTGGCGAGCGATCGTATAACGGCGTTGCGATACTGTCGCGGCTGCCGCTCACGAGTGTTCAAAAAGGCTTTCCGCGAGATGCGGCCGATGCACCGAGGCGGCTGATCGCGGCAACGGCGGGTGGCCTTCGCATCTACAACGTCTATGTGCCGCACGGCACGAAGCTCGGCAGCGAGAAGTTTGCGTTCAAACTCGCCTGGCTAGCACGGCTGCGAAAGCACTTTGATAAGCACTATTCAACGAGCGATCTGGTGATGCTCTGCGGCGACCTCAATGTCGCGCCGCACGAATCCGACGTCTGGGATCCGCGATTTTGGCAGCACAGGATGCACTTCACCAAGCAGGAACGTGAGGCGATACAAAACCTGAAAAAGTGGGGATTCGTCGATGTCTTTCGTCAGATGAACGACGAGCCGGGCGAATACACGTGGTGGGACAACTTTCGCGAATCGTCATTCATCAAGAACCGCGGGCTCCGCATCGACCACATCTGGGCCTCGCCCGCGCTGGCCGAACGCTGCGCCGATTGCTGGATCGACCGCACACCGCGCGGTTGGCCGAAGCCGTCAGATCATGCGCCCGTGATCGCCGAATTTAGCCTTTGA
- a CDS encoding SPFH domain-containing protein, whose product MSIVDKIKEAALNQFIEVIEWLDDSQDTLVYRFPVAGQEIKNGAQLIVRESQTAVFVFEGQVADVFTPGKYEIDGGNTPILSKLGAWKYGFNSPFKSEVYFVNTKQFTDMKWGTSNPVMMRDNDFGIVRLRAFGAYSLRVTDPSGFIKEIAGTNAHFQTEDIDGQLKRAIVTEFSDALGELKIPALDLAAQYKEIGEKIRAVINGDFNSWGLEVTKFFVENISLPPEVEEAMDKRAAMGALGNVDQYMKFQAADALRDAAQNEGGGAGLGAGLGAGFAVGNQMAGAFGAGPQGSAGGGQAATTLPCPACGKANAAGAKFCADCGGKMEVVQVPCVKCGAKLREGAKFCSECGSTQEKVKCANCQFELAAGAKFCPECGTKTA is encoded by the coding sequence ATGAGCATTGTTGACAAGATTAAAGAAGCCGCCCTTAACCAGTTCATTGAGGTCATCGAGTGGCTCGATGACAGCCAGGACACACTGGTCTATCGCTTCCCCGTGGCGGGACAGGAGATCAAGAACGGTGCCCAATTGATCGTCCGCGAATCGCAGACGGCCGTTTTTGTGTTTGAGGGACAGGTCGCCGACGTTTTTACGCCCGGCAAGTATGAGATCGACGGCGGCAATACGCCGATCCTGAGTAAGCTCGGAGCTTGGAAATACGGCTTTAACTCGCCGTTCAAGTCCGAGGTCTATTTTGTTAACACCAAACAGTTTACGGACATGAAATGGGGCACGTCGAACCCCGTGATGATGCGCGATAACGACTTTGGCATCGTCCGCCTGCGTGCATTCGGGGCATACAGCCTGCGTGTCACCGATCCGAGCGGTTTTATCAAGGAGATCGCCGGAACGAACGCTCATTTCCAGACGGAGGACATCGACGGCCAGCTCAAACGAGCCATCGTCACTGAGTTTTCGGACGCTTTGGGTGAATTGAAAATTCCCGCCCTCGATCTCGCCGCGCAGTATAAGGAGATAGGCGAAAAGATCCGGGCCGTTATCAACGGAGATTTTAATAGTTGGGGCTTGGAGGTCACCAAGTTCTTTGTTGAGAACATTTCGCTGCCGCCTGAGGTCGAAGAGGCGATGGACAAGCGTGCGGCGATGGGAGCTCTCGGCAATGTCGATCAGTATATGAAGTTCCAGGCCGCAGATGCCCTTCGCGATGCCGCACAGAATGAAGGCGGCGGCGCTGGCCTCGGAGCGGGCCTTGGCGCCGGTTTTGCGGTGGGAAATCAGATGGCCGGGGCGTTTGGGGCAGGCCCACAGGGCAGTGCCGGCGGTGGTCAGGCGGCCACTACTCTGCCGTGTCCGGCTTGCGGCAAAGCAAATGCGGCGGGCGCTAAGTTCTGTGCCGACTGTGGCGGCAAGATGGAGGTCGTCCAGGTTCCATGCGTAAAATGTGGAGCTAAGCTCCGCGAAGGAGCAAAATTTTGCTCAGAATGTGGTTCAACGCAAGAGAAGGTCAAGTGTGCGAATTGCCAATTCGAACTTGCCGCCGGTGCTAAATTCTGTCCGGAGTGCGGAACGAAGACCGCCTAA